In Chiroxiphia lanceolata isolate bChiLan1 chromosome 9, bChiLan1.pri, whole genome shotgun sequence, one DNA window encodes the following:
- the LOC116791052 gene encoding LOW QUALITY PROTEIN: ATP-dependent DNA helicase PIF1-like (The sequence of the model RefSeq protein was modified relative to this genomic sequence to represent the inferred CDS: inserted 1 base in 1 codon; substituted 1 base at 1 genomic stop codon), producing the protein MAALHTPGIVPPIALPVPRQSPQTTSPRGIAFAASKHLKIPFPWGPANPGWGEREDNSVGGAQTRHRLTVSGQAPPESSSPAVMEHEVTLDVAQDTLPEAARVQEVSNHRGFAGPGPITLRELHTGLFPARLLLLGLPGQGEGWGTETQAPEGTVAGRPSFPVLLGRNELRQPVLRVVGGSGAAATAVLSFALSWDAVRLFTRFAGEGRATGRVGPGGAQVLLSDCPSDALRRFLRLLRLKMAAGLRGLAQPPRLVERPPASFAVISPVQERDLLRNPGPRRGCGTGRGERPAEVSPGARGGPGTGPGFGRCPHSAPLLSVPQVPRAERRPPARLSVEQEAVLGATGKSFLLKRIVGSLPPNVTYATASTGVAACHIGGTTLHTFAALLSSPLPGIGSGKAFEVHTFEALDSDPMLVKLIDAQCPVGGRVELKLGAQVMLAKNLDVSQGLVNGARGVVIGFESEQKGLPKVRFLCGVTQVISVEKWVFKGPXGVHLSHQQLPLKLAWAISIHKSQGMSLDCVEISLSRVFESGQAYVALSQXRSLAGLRVLDFDPKVVRADPSVLQFYRQLRRHQLLTQDSLHTYSDADEKENVKCS; encoded by the exons ATGGCAGCTCTGCACACACCAGGGATCGTTCCTCCCATTGCTCTCCCTGTTCCCAGACAGTCCCCACAAACCACATCCCCTCGTGGCATTGCCTTTGCTGCCAGCAAACACCTCAAAATCCCCTTCCCTTGGGGACCAGCCAAcccggggtggggggagagggaggacaATAGTGTGGGGGGTGCCCAAACCAGACACCGCCTGACAGTGTCAGGCCAAGCTCCTCCTGAGTCCTCCTCCCCGGCTGTGATGGAGCATGAGGTCACTTTGGACGTGGCTCAGGACACACTGCCAGAGGCAGCGCGTGTCCAGGAAGTCAGTAACCACCGCGGGTTTGCAGGCCCGGGACCCATCACACTCCGTGAGCTGCACACAGGGCTGTTCCCTGCACGGCTCCTGCTGCTTGGAttgcctgggcagggagagggctGGGGCACAGAAACCCAGGCTCCAGAGGGTACAGTTGCTGGGAGGCCT agtttcccagtgctgctgggccGCAACGAGCTGCGCCAGCCCGTGCTGCGGGTGGTGGGCGGCAGCGGCGCGGCAGCAACGGCGGTGCTGAGCTTCGCGCTAAGCTGGGACGCCGTGCGGCTCTTCACGCGGTTCGCGGGCGAGGGGCGGGCGACGGGGCGGGTGGGGCCGGGCGGCGCGCAGGTCCTGCTCTCCGACTGCCCCTCGGACGCGCTGCGCCGCTTCCTCCGCCTCCTGCGGCTCAAGATGGCCGCCGGGTTGCGGGGCCTGGCGCAGCCCCCGCGCCTGGTGGAGCGGCCGCCGGCGTCCTTCGCCGTGATCAGCCCGGTGCAGGAGCGGGACCTGCTGCGCAaccccggcccccgccgcggctgcgggacggggcggggggagcgccCCGCCGAGGTGAGTCCCGGGGCGAGGGGCGGCCCCGGTACCGGGCCCGGGTTCGGGCGCTGCCCTCACAGCGCACCGCTCCTGTCTGTCCCGCAGGTGCCCCGCGCCGAGAGGCGGCCCCCGGCGCGGCTGTCGGTGGAGCAGGAGGCGGTGCTGGGAGCC ACTGGGAAGTCCTTCCTGCTGAAGAGGATCGTGGGCTCCCTCCCTCCGAATGTCACCTATGCCACAGCCAGCACGGGAGTGGCCGCTTGCCACATCGGTGGCACCACTCTCCATACCTTTGCAG ctttgctttcttctcccCTGCCAGGGATCGGCTCTGGGAAGGCATTTG AAGTGCACACGTTTGAGGCTTTGGATAGTGACCCAATGCTGGTGAAGTTAATTGATGCTCAGTGTCCTGTGGGTGGTAGAGTTGAGCTGAAGCTTGGAGCTCAG gtGATGCTAGCAAAGAATCTGGATGTGTCTCAAGGGCTGGTGAACGGGGCACGAGGCGTTGTTATAGGATTTGAAAGTGAACAGAAGG GGCTGCCTAAGGTGAGGTTTCTCTGTGGGGTCACACAGGTCATAAGCGTGGAGAAATGGGTCTTCAAAGGACCATGAGGAGTTCACCTGAGTCATCAACAGCTGCCTTTAAAATTGGCATGGGCCATTTCCATTCACAAGAGTCAG GGCATGTCTTTAGATTGTGTGGAAATCTCCCTGTCTCGTGTCTTTGAAAGTGGGCAGGCTTACGTAGCCCTCTCCC ACCGTAGCCTTGCAGGTCTCCGTGTTCTGGATTTTGACCCAAAAGTAGTGAGAGCTGatccttctgtgctgcagttctATAGACAGCTGAGACGTCATCAGCTTTTAACCCAG GATTCACTACACACCTATTCAGATGCTGATGAGAAGGAGAATGTGAAATGCAGCTGA